The Solibacillus sp. FSL W7-1436 genome window below encodes:
- a CDS encoding HD-GYP domain-containing protein translates to MKKTTFIQEEKNSTVLFLWLFFVVFFVYDILYYDLFPKFAWLDFDTGSSGWYDFMFIKYGIIIGLIPISIYLIKKDKTEFVKYIIFFGYFSTNLFSDIMYYKDSSLAYTSGNLVEIIFILFSPIFVTKKFTYYVSFGLIIKYTLVGLFIQDPVVMFPIIIMIVCSTIAFILLHRILNYIKALKYSYDEQLEGIVKGVIATLELKDPYTRGHSERVAAYAMNMAEATGKFKPSELNNYYYACLLHDIGKVNIPDAILTKPGKLTDEEFDIIKTHPVVGAEAIRDVEGIADNIDVITHHHERWDGKGYPDGLAGENIPFLARVTAVADAFDAMTSSRSYRPALEFEVAYQRILEGQGSQFDPQMVKLFKQIYPDWVKISKTYSKGMGLKGRGEK, encoded by the coding sequence ATGAAGAAAACTACATTTATACAAGAAGAAAAGAATTCAACAGTACTATTTTTATGGTTATTTTTTGTCGTATTTTTTGTATATGATATATTATACTACGATCTTTTTCCTAAGTTTGCTTGGTTGGATTTTGATACAGGTAGTTCCGGATGGTATGACTTTATGTTTATTAAGTATGGAATAATAATTGGACTTATCCCTATTTCCATTTACTTAATTAAAAAAGATAAAACAGAATTTGTTAAATATATTATATTTTTTGGTTATTTTTCTACTAATTTATTTTCAGATATAATGTATTATAAAGATAGTTCTCTTGCGTATACTAGCGGTAACTTAGTAGAAATTATATTTATCCTTTTCTCACCTATATTTGTAACTAAAAAATTTACATATTATGTATCGTTTGGTTTGATTATTAAATATACTTTGGTAGGACTTTTTATACAGGATCCCGTAGTTATGTTTCCGATAATTATTATGATTGTGTGTTCTACTATTGCTTTTATTCTATTACATCGAATTTTAAATTATATTAAAGCATTAAAGTATTCATATGACGAACAGTTGGAAGGTATTGTAAAAGGTGTTATTGCAACGTTAGAGTTGAAGGACCCGTATACACGGGGACATAGTGAAAGAGTTGCTGCTTATGCAATGAACATGGCTGAGGCTACAGGAAAATTTAAACCATCTGAATTAAATAATTATTATTATGCCTGTCTATTACATGATATTGGAAAAGTGAATATTCCGGATGCTATTTTAACCAAACCCGGGAAGTTAACGGATGAAGAATTTGATATTATTAAGACACACCCTGTTGTGGGCGCAGAAGCTATCCGGGATGTTGAAGGTATTGCAGATAATATAGATGTAATTACTCATCACCATGAAAGATGGGACGGTAAAGGGTATCCGGACGGGCTTGCTGGAGAAAATATTCCTTTTTTAGCTAGAGTTACTGCGGTAGCTGATGCTTTTGATGCAATGACTTCATCCAGATCGTATCGTCCTGCACTTGAATTTGAAGTAGCATATCAACGAATTCTCGAGGGACAAGGTAGCCAATTCGATCCTCAAATGGTAAAATTATTTAAACAGATTTACCCTGATTGGGTGAAAATTTCTAAAACATACAGTAAAGGTATGGGCTTGAAAGGGAGGGGAGAAAAATGA